Below is a genomic region from Waddliaceae bacterium.
CTGTGAAGTCGTTGCCTATCATCGTTATATAGTCGGCATGCTTATGCCCACAAAAAAGCTTTGCGACACGCTTCGGTGTCAACGTTATTCCTCGACGTTTGTGCAATGCTACTATCCTATTATATTCTGCGTGGTATTGGAATATCCAATGAGCTCCAGTGGCATGAAGAATTTTAACACAATCTTCATTAAGGAGAGGTATAAGGCGCTCGAAATTACGTCCTATACAAATAAAGATATCATAACGCTTTTTAGGGGAAAAATCAGTATTTTTGAAACCTATAGCGTCTACACAATATCCCTTTTCCAAGAAAGTCTTCGCTATCTGATACATCTCCCAGCAATTGGTATGGTGACATGGTATATCCTGGGGGTTTTTGAGAAAATCGCCAACGACATATGATATCAGCACACTCCCTTGTATTTTTTTATTCTTGGGTTTCAAAGATATCATGCCATGATATCGGCGCTTGAGGTAGGATCTTCGCCATCGAAGCGCTGTCTTTTGTATTATCTTTTTCACCTTACTAACTCCTTATAGCATTCCATTGTCTCTTGTGCACACCTATCCCACGAAAAATTCTTTATGCGCTGTTTACCAAGCATAATAAGATTATTACGCCTTTCTTTATCATACGCAACTTTTTCCATAGCTATTCTAATTTTTTCAACATCGGTAGGTTCAAAAAGCTGTGCTGCTTCACCAACGACCTCTGGAATCGAGCTTGTATTGCTACACACCACTGGACATCCGAAATTCATTGCTTCCAATGGTGGTATGCCAAAACCTTCATAAATAGAAGGTAAAACAAACATAGCAGCGTTGCGATATAATGCAACCAAAAAAGTGTCACTACCGGTCATATGATTAACACGCCTTTTATCCACTCCCAATGTTTTCAACAATAACAATTCTTCGCTGTTGAAATCCTTGCTTCCGAATGCGATGACATCAAAGTCCTTATGCAATGTTTCTGACGCTGCATATGCTGTGATAAATGCTTTGAAATTTTTATATCCTTC
It encodes:
- a CDS encoding glycosyltransferase family 1 protein, translated to MKKIIQKTALRWRRSYLKRRYHGMISLKPKNKKIQGSVLISYVVGDFLKNPQDIPCHHTNCWEMYQIAKTFLEKGYCVDAIGFKNTDFSPKKRYDIFICIGRNFERLIPLLNEDCVKILHATGAHWIFQYHAEYNRIVALHKRRGITLTPKRVAKLFCGHKHADYITMIGNDFTEGTYSFLGKEIYRLPVPAVFTRKWDDTKDYDRCRKNFIWLGSVGMV